A window of Halanaerobiales bacterium genomic DNA:
CAGAAAATTATAGTGAAAAGATTGAAATTAGAGGTTTTGATCAAAATGAAAAAGAGTTGGTGTATTATAATAAAATTCAGACAACCGGCTGGTATTATACAACATCTATCTCTAAAAAAGCTTATGAAAAACCACTTAAAAATTTAGTATCCGGTTTTTTCTGGGCAGTATTATTTTCAATAATACTTGCTATTTTGGTTATGTATAAACTTATCAGGAGTATAATTAAACCAATAGAATCTTTAAATAACACAGTCCAAAAGTTTTCTTCAAATAATCTATCAGTAAGAACCAATGTCCTGGCAGAAGATGAAATAGGTAAACTTGGTCAAAGTTTTAATCAGATGGCTGATACAATTGAAGATTATAGTAATTCTTTGGAAAGAAAAGTTAAAGAAAAAACAGAAAAAATCAGGGATAAAAATAAAACAATTATGGAAAGTATTGATTATGCAAGTAGAATTCAGAACTCGATTATTCCAGATTTAAGTAAATGTATCAATATAGATGAAAAAGATTATTTTTCTATCTGGCAGCCAAGAGAAAAAGTTGGAGGAGACATTTTCTGGTGTAAATCAGCAGGAAATTATTCATTACTGGCCATAGTAGATTGTACTGGTCATGGAGTACCTGGGGCTTTTATGAGTATGATGCTTACGTCCATTTTAAATTCAGTAATTAAAGACTTTGAACCTGGCAATCCTGCTAAAATATTAAATGAAGTTGATATTCGTTTAAAAGAAAACTTAAGTAATGAAAAGAATAGAAAAATTAATGATGGAGCTGATATGGCTCTGATAACAATTGATAAATATAATGAAGAATTAATTTTTTCTGGAGCAAAACTTGATATGTATAAAGTCCAGAATAAAGAAGTTGAAAAAATAGCAGGTTCAAGAAGAAGTATTGGCTATTCATTAAGTAAAGATGAATTTAAGAATGAAAAAATTAAGATAAAATCCAGGGAAAATTATTATTTTACAACTGATGGATTTTTAGATCAAAATTCTAAAGATTCCAGATACGGTCTTGGTAAAAAAGGATTTATTAAACTTCTGGAAAGAATATCTGAAAAATCTATTGTAAAACAGAAAGAAATTATAAAAAATGATATCCAAAATAAAACTTCTCAGACTGAACAAAGAGATGATATAACTGTTATTGGTTTAAATTTAGAAAAATTCTCCAGCTAGTTAACTTATAAATGAGATAAAAAATATGTCTAAAAAAGAGGAATACTTTCTATTGTATTGAATAAATAAATAATGACCTGAAATGAAAGTTTTTAGTTAGCTGGAGGTGTTAATTTGAAAGATTCTGATTCCGAAAATAATACTTCGAATTTTGATAATAACTTAGATAAAAGATTTAAAGCAATATATAATAATATTAAACAGGGAATTGCTCTTCATGAACTTGTTTATGAAGATGATCAAGCTGTAGATTATAAAATTATCGATGTAAATCCTGCTTATGAGGATATACTTGGGATTTCATTTGAAGAAGCAGTTGGTTCTTTAGCATCCCAAATATATGAAGTGGAAAAACCACCATTTTTAGAATATTATACTACAGTTGCTGAAACTGGGGATTCACTTGAATTTGAAAAATATTTTAAACCAATGGATAGCTATTTTAATATAACTGTTACCTCTCCGGAAAAAGGTAAGTTTATAACTTTATTTAGTGATATTACAGAACGAAAGAAAAGAGAAGAAAAAATTCGAGATCAAAAAGAAGAATTACAGGCAAGTAATGAGCAGTTGGAAGCATATAATGAAGAAATTACAGCTATGAATGAGGAATTAGAGCAATCTTTTGATGAATTAAGTAAATTAAATCAAAGATTTGTGGATATGATAGAATTGGTTGCAAATATGGAAGATAAAACTTTACTTAATGAAAGAGAATTCTTTTCAGAACTTTTAGATAGAGCTATAGAGATTGTACCTGAAGCTGATTATGGTAAGATTTGTATAATAGATGAAGATGAAAATTGCAATATTATTTATGCAGTGGGACATAATGAGGAATTATTAAAACAGGTAAAAATAAATAGAGAAAAATTAATTAATTTAAAAAGTCAAAATGTTTATGAAACTGAGAATTATTTTGTTGATTTTTCAAAATTATCTAAAGAACAGGAAAAAACTTTAAATATAGCTCTGCGACCAATAAAAGACTCACTTTCTATAAATATCATTACAGATGAAAAAATTGCAGGACGAATAGTGCTTGATATAAAAAAAGGTAGTGAAGAAGAATTCAGTAACATTACTAAAAAGATATTAAAATCTTTTGCCAGTCTTGCTTCTTCATTTTTCGCTTTTAAAAGATTTAATAGTTTGAAAACGAATTTCACTCGAGAACTTATTTCTTCAATTATTAATATAATGGAAATGTATGATATTTATACTAAAGGGCATTCCGAAAATGTAGCAAAAGTAGCTTCGGTAATAGCCCGGGAAATGGAGCTTCCTAAAAAAATAATTAAAGACACTTATTGGGCGGGACTTGTTCATGATATAGGTAAATTATTAATTCCAATAGAAATTCTCAATAAAAAAAGCAAATTAACTGATGAAGAATTTGAATTAATTAAAAAACATCCTGTTTATGGTAAAAAAGCACTTGCAAGTTCTGAAGCCTTAGAGCATATTGCTAAATATGTTCTGCATCATCATGAAAGATGGGATGGCAGTGGTTATCCTCAGGGATTAAAAAAAGATGAAATACCACTAATTTCTCAAATATTAAGTGTAGCTGATGCCTGGGATGCTATGCTTTCTAAGAGAGCATATCGTAGTCCTTTAACAAGAGAAGAAGCGATTCATGAAATAAGGGACAATAAAAAATCGCAATTTTCTCCTAGAGTTGTAAAAACTTTTCTTGAAATTATAGAAAAAGGTGAAATCAAAAATTTAAGAGAAGGTGTGGTTGATAACAATTTAATTGCAGAAGAAAAAATAAATAATATTGATGGTAATTTATCCTATGAAAAATTATTTAAAGAAAGTAAAGAAGGTATAGTTATAGTTAATGAAGATTTTAAAATAATTAAAACTAATAATTATTTTAAAAAAATGTTTGGTTTTAAACAAAGTGAATTAATAGGACTTCATATAAAAAAAGTAGTACCAGAAAATAAATATAGAGAAACAGATAAATTTATAAAAAAAGTAAAAAAGGGAATAGAAATTGATACAGAGACTTATAGAAAGAAAAAGAATGGTGAATTTATTAAAGTATCCATTCAGGCCTTTCCCCTTAGAACAAAAGACGATTCAATCATTGGTTATTATATTATTTATAGAAGGAGGGATTAATTAATGAATTTTCTTAAAAGTTTTAAAGCAAAACTTATTCTTATTTTAATTATTTTAATGGTTATACCTTTAGCAATTTATGGAGTTATTACTATCAGAAATAATGTTAATAAAATAGAAAATAATACATACAGTGAAAATTTAACAGCAGCAGAAAATCTGGCAACAGAAACAGGTAATATACTACAGGAAAGTGAAAATTTACTTAAAATAGCTTCAGAATCAGATGGAATCAAAAGTATGATACCAACTAAGATGATGGATGTTTCAAAAGCATTAGTTGAAACAAGCGACTATATTGCTAATGTTTATATTATGAATAAAAATGGAATGCAGGTCTATAAAACTGTTGGTGAAACAGGTGATAGGGCTGATAGAGGTTATTTCCAAAAAGCAATTAAAGGTGAAGCAAATTTTTCTGATATTATAATGTCTCGAAGTAGAGGAGTTCCAATAGTTGTTTATGCTCTTCCAATTAAAAGAGGAAGTAGTACTGTTGGTGTTCTGGGAGCAAGTATAGATTTGGGAATTTTGAGTGAAATGGTAAAAGAAAGAAGTTCAGAAGAAACGGGGATCAGTTTTATAGTTGATGATTCTGGTAAAACTATAGCTCATCCTAATAAAGATTATGTTCTTGAAATGCAGGACCTAACAAACTTAGCTCCTGTTCAAAATGTAATAAATGGAGAAAAAGGTACAAAAGTATATGAAAATGATGAAGGAGAAAAATTATCTGCTTATACTCCTATAGCAAAAACTGGCTGGGGAGCAGTAGTTGAACTTTCTTCTGATAAAGCCTTTAGTGAGATAAGGGATGAAATATGGTATGCAATCATGGTCATTGGAATTACAATAATTATTGGATTAGTAATTGCCTATTATTTAGGAAATAATATTACCAAACCAGTATTAGCAGCAGTAGATCAAGCAGAAATTATTGCTAATGGTGATTTGACTAATAAAGTGAATAAAAAATACTTAAAGAGAAATGATGAATTGGGAGATCTATCCAGAGCAATAGATGAAATGAGGAAGAATTTAAAGGAAATTGTTGGTAACCTTAGCAGTATATCAGATGAAGTAGCATCTTCCAGTGAAGAACTATCATCATCCAGTGAAGAAATTTCTGCTTCTGCTGAACAGGTTGGGACAGCCATTCAGGAAGTTGCTTCAGGTGCAGAGGAGCAGTCAGCCCAAATAGATGAAACTAGGGATAGTGTAAGCGATCTTGCAAATAAAATAGATGAAGTAAGTGACATGGCCGAAAATATGGACAAACAGGCTAATAATGTTATGGAAAATATTAAAAGTGGTGATGATTCTGTTGATGATTCTATAAAACAGGTTCAACAGGTAAAAGAAGAATCTAATCAAGTTTCGAAGAGAATAACTGAATTAGGAGATTTATCTCAAGAAATTGGTGATATTATAGAATTAATTAGTGGAATTTCTAACCAAACAAATTTACTTGCCCTTAATGCAGCAATAGAAGCTGCTCGAGCTGGTGAAGCAGGTAG
This region includes:
- a CDS encoding cache domain-containing protein, with translation MSFNFKSIKAKYMLIGLAIVLVSMAIIASFSYIVSSDIVANLSDKWINQVVLRNSETIDNWFIRNENMIDSMAKRIELEGDFSYSNLEKQIKNKMKMYEDEVVDFYIGFEEERKIISGVDWEAPPDYDARDRSWYKKAKKADDVIFTEPYVDAMTGEMIITVAEALHEGDKLIGVLAKDIYLTDIVEFVNNNSINKNSYGMLLDENGRIIVHPEDKLLPDSKGLKSVTDVNWDGYHKLVNNIKSENYSEKIEIRGFDQNEKELVYYNKIQTTGWYYTTSISKKAYEKPLKNLVSGFFWAVLFSIILAILVMYKLIRSIIKPIESLNNTVQKFSSNNLSVRTNVLAEDEIGKLGQSFNQMADTIEDYSNSLERKVKEKTEKIRDKNKTIMESIDYASRIQNSIIPDLSKCINIDEKDYFSIWQPREKVGGDIFWCKSAGNYSLLAIVDCTGHGVPGAFMSMMLTSILNSVIKDFEPGNPAKILNEVDIRLKENLSNEKNRKINDGADMALITIDKYNEELIFSGAKLDMYKVQNKEVEKIAGSRRSIGYSLSKDEFKNEKIKIKSRENYYFTTDGFLDQNSKDSRYGLGKKGFIKLLERISEKSIVKQKEIIKNDIQNKTSQTEQRDDITVIGLNLEKFSS
- a CDS encoding methyl-accepting chemotaxis protein; the protein is MNFLKSFKAKLILILIILMVIPLAIYGVITIRNNVNKIENNTYSENLTAAENLATETGNILQESENLLKIASESDGIKSMIPTKMMDVSKALVETSDYIANVYIMNKNGMQVYKTVGETGDRADRGYFQKAIKGEANFSDIIMSRSRGVPIVVYALPIKRGSSTVGVLGASIDLGILSEMVKERSSEETGISFIVDDSGKTIAHPNKDYVLEMQDLTNLAPVQNVINGEKGTKVYENDEGEKLSAYTPIAKTGWGAVVELSSDKAFSEIRDEIWYAIMVIGITIIIGLVIAYYLGNNITKPVLAAVDQAEIIANGDLTNKVNKKYLKRNDELGDLSRAIDEMRKNLKEIVGNLSSISDEVASSSEELSSSSEEISASAEQVGTAIQEVASGAEEQSAQIDETRDSVSDLANKIDEVSDMAENMDKQANNVMENIKSGDDSVDDSIKQVQQVKEESNQVSKRITELGDLSQEIGDIIELISGISNQTNLLALNAAIEAARAGEAGRGFSVVADEIRELAEESSDATEKISGLINEIQNRVDDTIAQMNRAEEAVETSVNTIEETDQSFTEINRAAQNLKNLIDDIALAAKDMADKSSDVSASVEEIAAVSEEASSNAEEVAASSEQQSASTQEIVEAAERLEEMAQKLSESIEQFRI
- a CDS encoding HD domain-containing phosphohydrolase: MKDSDSENNTSNFDNNLDKRFKAIYNNIKQGIALHELVYEDDQAVDYKIIDVNPAYEDILGISFEEAVGSLASQIYEVEKPPFLEYYTTVAETGDSLEFEKYFKPMDSYFNITVTSPEKGKFITLFSDITERKKREEKIRDQKEELQASNEQLEAYNEEITAMNEELEQSFDELSKLNQRFVDMIELVANMEDKTLLNEREFFSELLDRAIEIVPEADYGKICIIDEDENCNIIYAVGHNEELLKQVKINREKLINLKSQNVYETENYFVDFSKLSKEQEKTLNIALRPIKDSLSINIITDEKIAGRIVLDIKKGSEEEFSNITKKILKSFASLASSFFAFKRFNSLKTNFTRELISSIINIMEMYDIYTKGHSENVAKVASVIAREMELPKKIIKDTYWAGLVHDIGKLLIPIEILNKKSKLTDEEFELIKKHPVYGKKALASSEALEHIAKYVLHHHERWDGSGYPQGLKKDEIPLISQILSVADAWDAMLSKRAYRSPLTREEAIHEIRDNKKSQFSPRVVKTFLEIIEKGEIKNLREGVVDNNLIAEEKINNIDGNLSYEKLFKESKEGIVIVNEDFKIIKTNNYFKKMFGFKQSELIGLHIKKVVPENKYRETDKFIKKVKKGIEIDTETYRKKKNGEFIKVSIQAFPLRTKDDSIIGYYIIYRRRD